AGTAGCTCCTTTTGCTCCTGTAAGGCCATAAGTGACTATTAACAGATTTTCAGAAGAGAGAGCTGAGACATGCTGGAGTCATATGTTCAGGGAAATAAGTCTATATCCTGGAGAACAAGCTCCAGCTCCAGACTGTAGTATTAGTAACGTCAGTTGGTAAGGATATGGTTGCCCTGAAATGGAGTTTTTCAACCCTAGCTTTGCTTTAGAACTTATATAAATGAAAGTGTAGCCATTTTTCTTATAGTCACAACTGGATTTCTTCTAAATGAAAAAGtccaaattcaaagaaataaatgcagcTTTACTTTAGTCCTGCTTGGTGCATCAGGGTGTCAGTGGAAATAGGTCGGGTGAGGTGTGAGTCTGTACATGTGTGTTTGTAGATGCACACGTGTGAGGGAAGGTGTGTACGTGTATGTAGGCTTATGAGAAGTggtgggagagaagagaatggggATCTCCAGGGTGTTTGACTCAACAATAGAGTTGTATTCTTTTCCTAACATGCATTTAGGTGGAGAGGTGTGgttctgtttattttatagtGTAATTAATCACTGGAAGTAGGTCCAAatacacagagagagaagaaCCAGGAACACGAGATCCATGAAACTAAAGGAGCAGCTGTCAGGAATCAGCATGGCTGAGCCTACCTGGCTTACAGAATCCTAACCCGGGGATCCTTGAGTCTGGGACCTGTTAGATCATTAGGATTTTGAGGATCCAGGGGAATGAAAGGTCTGTGTTCTCGAGGcgagcaggagctggggataaAGCCCGGGGCTGATGGATTAGGTGTGTGGAATTTGGATTGACAAGGTTTCTGTGGGATGGGGTGTGGGAGGTAGTCTCTAGAATGGTCTTGGGAAGTTTGcgaaaggaaagaataaaggaaatggaGAGATTAAAGAAGTGGAGAGGCCAGTTACCTGTGATGCTGACTTGGGACCCATTCAAGACTCTTGCCCTTGGGTGCACTCTTCCACAGGGATTTCTGCCTGCCTCGACCCCAGTGTTTCTCCAATTCAGGCCCTCCCTGGTATGTGGTTTGTGTACTGGCCTCCTCCCCAAACCAGCACACACTCGGTATGTGGAGATGGGAAACAGAACACAGATTTAGGGGCCTTGAAGGGTCACCAGCCACCAACCCTCCATCAGGGCTGGGAAAGGGAACATTGCAGACCTGATGACAGTGATGTCACCCTGTCCTTCTCCCTCCTGGCTTCTTGCTCTGCTTACTCAACTCTGCCTTCCTCTTTTTCATCGTTCTATTCTGCCCCATATGGAGGACAAGTGGACAACAGGGGCCCCTATCTTATTGGTACCTGCCCAGCCTATCCCAGGTGCCAGCAGACTCTTGGGCACACACAAGGCTCTCGCAGTTATGGAGCCAGGAAAGAATATCTCTGCACAGGATGGACTGTACATTGGGATTGAAAGTTATATTTCTTGTATTCCTGCTTATATCAATGCTATCTGTAAAACCTCTTCCTAGCCTCACTTCTCTCAACTCATCTTATTTGGGTGTTGTGTTCCTTTTATTTACTCTTTGCTTGACTGCTCCCTCCGTCCCCTCTACCCCCTAGCCCTCTATTTCCTAAAACTAAGGTCATTAACTCTGTTGGATCAGCTCTCTGGGAAAACATTCTGTTAATGTAAGTGCACTTACTCCCTGGATGTTGTCACTAGTCTAGTGGCTTTTGCTAAATAAacctttcttatttctaaaagCTTTTCCATTGTCTTTTCTTGCTTCTTCTATTCCGCCTGCTTTTTCTCTCCCCCTCGCTTCCACCCACTTCCCAAGCCAGGTGGCATCAGCTCTGTAACATGGTTCTCAAGGGTGTGGGGTTTAGAAAGAATTCACATGTTCCctgaaggaggggaggaaggtggTGGCTTTAGTTGCATTTTATATGCACCAGCCTTGCAGGATCAGATTATATCTGTGGTTCTTAACCAGGGAGGGTTTTTCTTCCCCAGGGGACATTGgccagtgtctggagacatttttgtttgtcacaactAGGGGAAGGATGCTATTGGCATGTAATGGGTGGAAGTCAGAGATACTGCTAAATGTCCTGCagtacacaggacagcccctcacgACAATTATCCAGTCTAAGATGTCAGTAGTGCTTAGGTTGGGAAACCCTGATCTATACCTGCTTTGCAGACTCTCCCGACCCCAGGTCTTTTCAAAGTCCAAACAGAATTAGAATGTATGGGCACTGGCAGCAGATTTTGAGTGCTTGAAAAAGCGCTATGTCATAGATATTTGCCAATATAACTAAGATTATCAGTATTACACAATTTCACTGATTCCTTGACTAAATGTTTGAAATATGGAGTTGGTAGGAGTCTGAATGGGCCCATTCCAGAGATGTCTATATTGGGGGCAGAACAGGCTCCTCCCCATACCTACCTGGAAGGATAATGTTGTAATTGCAACACAGCTCTGCAGAGGAGTCCTGACTTATGGAAACGTGGGCTTCCCTGCAAGGAGCAGAAATGAACGGGAGGAGGAATGCTGGTGAAGTGGGAGTGTTAGAGCAACGAGGAGCTGCAGGATCTTGCAGAGCAGACTTTACAGAAGCCAGATCACCTTGGCTGGAACCTTGAGCTGTTTTGAAGGCAGAGGAGTTTGTTAGGCCTGATGCTTtctcaggcccaggccagagAGAATGTTGGGAGAGTTGAGTATAAATGGTTCACGTGCCCTCTGTACTTTTCTGGCTGAGCAAACTGAACTGAGgttattttcttatctgtaaaacagggatagtaTATACCACCTAAAGCTGTTATGGAGAGTAAATGAGATTGCATTTTAAAAGCATCCAGCAGGGGTGCCTGGCAGTGACCCAGGGTACAGTACAGTTTATCTTTTGGTTAGCTTCCATCTATCTGCTCCTGGGCTCCTCAGTACAGTTGTTTTCTGAGTGCCTTTTTCTGCTAGTTGAAACCTTCCTCAGAGCTCTGTACTAGGAAAATTCCTAGGCTCATAGTGATACTGCATTAAATGTGAAATGTGGAAAGCACCTTGTCATTAGGGAGAAGACACTAAACATGATCACCTGCCAGGCAGCAATGGTCACGTGCTGGGGCACCTGGGCTCAGTTCCGGGTGTCGGGGTGCCTGCCGTCTTTGGATGTGTCCCGTGCCTGTGATATGGGTGCCCTGGAGCCTTAACTTATGGTTTAGCAAAGCTGCTTCTGCATTGGGTCGGCAGAGGACAGCAGACAAGATAGGAGCCGATTCCTTTCCTGGTTCTTCCACAGATGCCCCCCCCACCCATATGTGCCCCTCCCACAAGCAGACACACATGCAGAGCCATGTGTGTGAGAAGAAGCCTTCCATGGCTCAGGGGCTTTTCCATTGAGAGAAACAGTGGCTCAGAGTGAGGACTGAAAAGACTTGCCCAGAGTTACTCAGCTACCCTCTAAGGGAACAGGGTCCTGGGAATGATGCCAGCACTGCCTAGAGACCACCCTGCCCCACAGTGACAGGTTGTGACCTGCAGGTCCCCACTCCTGGCCTAGCTGGAGCCTGCTGGTTGGGTAGACTTTCAGACTCTGGGTGGGTGGACAGACAGAACAGGGTAAGAAgcaggggtgggggacacagggctGGGAGTCGTCTCATAGCATATGGTATGATGGGGACTGAGCCCAGCCTCTTTCTCACTCTATGGGGAATGAAAGAACCACATATGTATTTTAGCAGCACAGTGATAAGCAAAAGCAGCTTGAAACCATAAAGTGAGGCCCCTGGGAGGATTACTGTGTATCCACTGGAGGGTTGAGAGAGGACCCTCCACCCCACCTTTTAACCCAACCGGTGGGGGAGGCAAAGACTAAGAGAGAGAATTGGTGCCAGGGTCCCTGAACACACATGCTCTACTTCATTGAAAGGACCCACTGAGTCATCAGGAAGGTGAAGCCAGAGGTATATAAGGCCTAAAAATATGACCGATGTGACCAGCAAGTATtcagttttcctctttttaaaaccaCATAATGGACAAAGTGgatgtctttgctgtgtccctgATGCCCAGCCATCTTTCTGGGTCAGATTGATAATGAGGTTTGCTGAGAAATGGAACAAGGGTCAGGGCTGTGCACTGGGCATGTTACTTAGTAACAGGAAGCAGTGTTTTCATGTGTTTACCTGCCTGTTTTGACATGACTCAAACAGCCATGCAAAGATGTCCCCCAGGTCAAAAATGACTGTGTTCTACTCCAGCAAGTGAtgcccattcttttttttttctttttttgtgaccagtaaggggatcgcaacccttggcctggtgtcgcccgcaccgcgctcagccagtgagcacaccggccatccctatataggatccgaacccgcggtgggagcgccactgtgctcccagtgctgcactctcccgagtgagccatgggctcggccctatttgCCTCTTTCCTGCCTTATGCTTAGGGGTGTGTTGTCCTCCCCATGCCACCCCTCCGAAGGTCTAACATGTAAGAAGCCTTTCAAACTGCGGAGATTCCTTCCCCATGCAGACAGAAGAGGGCATCCAACCCCTTCTCCACAGTGTCAGGTAAGGACTGATGACATAGTGACCAACCAGAAGGCTGGGATCCTAGAGCTGTGGTTCTCACATTTGAGCTGTGTCAGAGTCACCTGCAGGGCTGATGAGAACACAGATGGCCAGGTCCCACCCCCAGGCTGCTTGATCAGTGAGCCTGAATGGGGCCAGAAAATTTCGTCTCTAACAAATTCCCAGGGGATGCTGATACTGCTGATCTGGACACCTCACTTGGAGACCCACTGTCTTAGAGGATATTCCCAAACTTCAGGTATTACCTttatttaaagagagagagaaagaggagtacAGAGAGGTAGGCTAGTGTTGCTAGGCAAACATTACACAAAGGGGATCGGGGGACCGCTATTGGGAAGGTCAGCAGGTGGTACAAGGTGACCTCAGATTTGACAGAAGTCTGTGACTAACTTTGATTTATTGGCATCTCTCTAGAGACATAAATAGACTTCATCCCTATTTGTCCAGCAGGACTACTTGAAGGCCTGGCAGCTGCCCAAGGAGAGCCTGTCTCCCAGTCGGGCTTTCTGCTCCTTTTCCCAGAGAGTTTTGAGTTTATGGTAAAACACCTTGCAGCTGAAGCCCTCCTTAAAGCCCCCCTTGATGTGGCTCTTGAGCGAGTGCAGGGTGGGGTACATGCGGCAGCAGGCTGCGCACTTGTAGCCGTTCTGCTGGGTCAGGTGCCACTTGGAGGCTGTTAGGATGTCCTGGGACGTGATGGAGTCCATGGACTCCAGGCTGTGCCTGGATTTCTTGGTGGCCTTTTGGGGACAAGTGTTctctggggaggaagaggagcagatgCTCTCAGCCATGTCCTCGGGAAGGCTGTTGTCCCCCCTGCCCTCGTCCCGCTGCACCTCTGGGAAGCTGTAGGCCTCCACGTGGCTCTCTCTGTCTGAGCATACGAAGTAGCTGTAGGGGGAGAACCAGGGCCGGTAGATGGTGCAGTTCCGCCTCAGCTGCTCTCCATTCTGGGTGTCCCACAGGCTGCAGTCTGCAAAGGAAAGGGCTAGGTTTTTGGCTGCAGGCAGGGAGCAGTGAAGAGAGGGTGGCTGGAGTCCATGGGGGGAGAAGCAGAAAGGCAAACAAGCAAGCAGACAGGCATGACCTCAGGGTACCTCCCCAGCTTGATCACGACTCTGGGAGCAGATGgaagatggggtggggagagtggtCTAAAGTGTTTCTTCCTGCTGTTTTTTCTGTTGGTACAAATGGCCATTGGATCTCTGGGTAGGAGAGGGCTCTTTCAAATACTAAACCTTGGTATTTGTCAGGTCCTTTCCTCTCTGGCGACACCTTGTTCTCTGGCTCCTCTAAGGATAGACACAGGTAGCCAAGCAAACAGTCAGACCTCTGGCCTCCTACAGTCCCTCTTTTTGCCAGCAGTGGTTGTGACCATATTTCCAGCCTCACTACCCATCTCAATCCCTGAGCAGCCCACTCAGACAGAAACTGCTCCTCCACACCAGCTTGAGAGGCAGGAGACCTCCACAGGCCTGCAGATCTCTGCTAAAGGAAGGAAACCAGAAAGGAGACTGCAGGTGAAAAGGCAGCACATGGTGATCCAGCCTGCAGACAACTTTCCCTCAGACGAGTATCCCCTGTCCATCCTCAGCTTCTCACATGTTCCTACCCAGAGAGGAGAGGACCTCCCCTGGTGAGAGCACTGTGTTATGTACCCCATGCTGGAGAGTGCTAGTTGGGTACTGAGTTGGCAGGGCCTGAGCTGGGCTGGAAGTCTCAGTGGGTACTGCTGTCTTTGCAATGTCTGGGTTATAGAAGAAACATTCTGATGAGCTGAGCAAGTTGGGAGTCCTCTTCTTCGGACTTTCCAAGATATACCTAAAGGCTTAACCTCTGTACTTCAAGGCATCTCAAGGTTGAAGCAAAACAATGACCTTTTGAACCCAACTAGGCAGAGCTATTCTGGATGATGTCCTGGGGAATTCTAAACAGGGCATTTTCATTCAGACCCAGGAAAGATCCTCTGGAAAAGGGGGGATTTAAGATGTGGCCTAGATGACAACTGTCTGCCTGGCCTGCTCCTCACCTGAGCCTCCCGCAGCTCATCACATGTGTGACTTCACTCTACACTGCAGGCTTGTGGGTGCTGTGGTCACAGGCTGCATGGCAACGTTACATGGTCCCTTTGAAGATGAGAAGCCCAATTCTCCAGTTGAAAGATCTCACACCCACAACCAGAGAGCGTTCGTGTGGGCCCTCACTGCATGGCACACCCTGGAGTAGTTGCTAACACTTGGAGAAAAAGCAGATGAGCCTCAAATCCCAGAGCAGTAGATGTGTTCAGTTTGGGAAACAGAtttataaatgtcttatgtaTAGGCAAATAGATGTTTAGGAGAATTACTCCAGAGAGCAgtacttctcaaattttaatgtgcgTAGGTAGtcacctgggatcttgttaaaaatgcaaattatgatTCAAGGATCTAAGGGAggggggcctgagattctgcatttctaacaggctcccgggtgatgctgatgttgcagGTCCGAGGGCCATACTGTGAATAGCAGGTCCTCAGAGTGTCCAACTTTATTCCGTGATGTGCTCATCAGTTAGGCTCCCACTGGTGGTTTGGTAAGGCTAGATCTTCTCCAGATTGTCAAAACAGAGCTAAAACTAGTACCTACTCTTTATGTAGACAGATCGCCACCTTGAAATTTCTTGTGCACTCTAGGGGGAAGAAACTTGACAACAACTGTTTCCCCCATTCTTCCCTTGCCAGAAATTAGTAAACAGCAGGAATTACCACAAATGCAAcatcttgaaaaattattttctccccaTGTGTAATTCAACTTTCTCACTAAATCATGGTCCTGTAACATGATCTGGTACAGTACTCAATGAAAAGCTTCCAAAAAGCTATGTTTGTGACCCTAATGGCACCAGAGTTTACCTGGCAAGCTGGTGGCACCTGAGGACATAATGTCAGGAAAAGTGCTCAGGGCAGAGGAAGAGATTCGAGGTCCAGAGATGCTGAGGAGTGAGAAGTTTTCCATATCCTGACCACTGCAGGATATGCAGTGGAGATCACACACCTGTTCCCATGAGGCCAGCTGGATTGTTCAGACGATAAACATTCT
The sequence above is drawn from the Cynocephalus volans isolate mCynVol1 chromosome 8, mCynVol1.pri, whole genome shotgun sequence genome and encodes:
- the SPATA46 gene encoding spermatogenesis-associated protein 46; translated protein: MENFSLLSISGPRISSSALSTFPDIMSSGATSLPDCSLWDTQNGEQLRRNCTIYRPWFSPYSYFVCSDRESHVEAYSFPEVQRDEGRGDNSLPEDMAESICSSSSPENTCPQKATKKSRHSLESMDSITSQDILTASKWHLTQQNGYKCAACCRMYPTLHSLKSHIKGGFKEGFSCKVFYHKLKTLWEKEQKARLGDRLSLGSCQAFK